From Ignavibacteria bacterium, one genomic window encodes:
- a CDS encoding amino acid permease has translation MSFRRDLGLFDATMIVAGSMIGSGVFIVSADIARSVGSPALLLLVWVITGALTLIAALSYGELAGLLPHAGGQYVYLRESFGRMSGFLYGWTLFTVIQTGTIAAVAMAFAKYTSVLLPGVGESNVLIDLGFKIGEKQATINAAQILAITSIIALTALNARGVRLGKLIQNTFTTTKIVSVVALALVGLVVGFGSGAFHINFDNMWSTQLPPLSADNPLFGAPLLAIVAVAMVGSIFSSDAWNNITFAAAEVKQPERVIPRALLGGVVLVTVLYLLTNVAYMSVMTVGGDPAGTTAVERGIAYATNDRVGAAAAEVMFGPIGATIMAILIMISTFGCNNGIILSGARAYYAMAKDKLFFAKAGELNEGGVPARSLWMQAIWASALCLSGKYGDLLDYVVFAVLIFYVLTILGIFRLRKTRPNEPRPIKAFGYPFLPVLYIVAALFICVCLLIYKPDYSWPGLIIVATGVPVYFVWNARTKA, from the coding sequence ATGAGTTTCCGGCGCGACCTCGGACTCTTCGATGCAACAATGATCGTTGCCGGATCCATGATCGGGTCCGGCGTCTTTATCGTCAGCGCAGACATCGCCCGTAGTGTTGGATCTCCGGCGCTGTTGCTGCTCGTGTGGGTCATCACGGGAGCGCTGACGCTTATTGCTGCGCTATCCTATGGTGAGCTTGCCGGACTCCTTCCTCACGCGGGCGGACAATACGTCTACCTGCGTGAGTCGTTCGGGAGAATGTCGGGCTTCCTCTATGGCTGGACGTTGTTCACCGTGATCCAAACGGGTACGATCGCAGCTGTTGCAATGGCATTTGCGAAGTACACATCAGTCCTACTGCCCGGTGTTGGTGAATCAAATGTCCTCATCGATCTTGGCTTCAAGATCGGCGAGAAACAAGCCACCATCAACGCTGCACAGATCCTGGCCATCACCAGCATCATCGCGCTCACTGCACTCAATGCTCGAGGTGTTCGACTCGGCAAGCTCATACAGAATACATTCACCACAACAAAGATCGTTAGCGTTGTTGCCCTTGCACTTGTTGGTCTTGTAGTGGGATTTGGAAGCGGCGCCTTCCACATCAACTTCGATAACATGTGGTCAACACAGCTGCCACCACTCTCTGCAGATAATCCGCTGTTCGGTGCGCCCCTTCTTGCCATCGTTGCCGTGGCCATGGTTGGATCGATCTTCTCCAGCGATGCATGGAATAACATCACCTTCGCTGCTGCAGAGGTGAAACAACCGGAGCGAGTGATCCCTAGGGCACTTCTTGGTGGAGTTGTCCTTGTAACGGTCCTCTATCTGTTGACGAATGTTGCCTACATGTCGGTCATGACGGTAGGGGGCGATCCGGCCGGTACCACTGCCGTTGAACGTGGCATTGCCTATGCAACAAACGACCGTGTTGGTGCAGCAGCGGCTGAGGTCATGTTCGGCCCCATCGGCGCAACGATCATGGCCATCCTCATCATGATCTCTACGTTCGGCTGCAACAACGGCATCATCCTCAGCGGTGCTCGTGCCTACTACGCGATGGCAAAGGACAAGCTCTTTTTTGCAAAGGCCGGCGAGTTGAATGAAGGGGGCGTACCAGCCCGCTCATTGTGGATGCAAGCGATATGGGCAAGTGCGTTGTGTTTGAGCGGGAAGTATGGTGATCTGCTCGACTACGTGGTGTTTGCCGTGTTGATCTTCTACGTTCTCACGATCCTTGGGATCTTCAGACTCCGCAAGACACGTCCCAATGAGCCCCGTCCGATAAAGGCATTTGGCTACCCATTCCTGCCGGTATTGTACATCGTTGCGGCACTCTTTATCTGCGTATGCCTTTTGATCTATAAGCCCGACTATAGTTGGCCGGGGTTGATCATCGTAGCAACAGGCGTCCCGGTGTACTTCGTGTGGAACGCTCGCACCAAGGCATAG
- a CDS encoding Crp/Fnr family transcriptional regulator, which produces MSRRFDPTEAQLDLLIAAYERFAPFDQHMIDAFKKVHTGVRISKGERWLSVGERCEHVAFVVSGLLHMFYEVDGKVTSIEFSFENGITADYDSFLRQAPARVNIEALEDAELLVMSFEGMQWLYEHVPGSDRIGRRVAEFLFMAVSAKNDAFILDPPEQRYLTLLTTRPKLMQRVPLYLIASYLGVTPEALSRIRRRLAQQGTKTS; this is translated from the coding sequence ATGTCGCGCCGATTCGATCCCACCGAAGCGCAGCTCGATCTGCTCATTGCCGCGTATGAAAGGTTTGCCCCCTTTGATCAACACATGATCGATGCGTTCAAGAAGGTGCATACGGGTGTACGTATCTCAAAGGGTGAACGTTGGCTCAGTGTTGGTGAGAGATGTGAACACGTAGCGTTTGTGGTGAGCGGATTGCTCCACATGTTCTATGAGGTGGATGGAAAGGTGACGTCCATCGAATTCAGTTTTGAGAATGGGATCACGGCTGATTACGACAGCTTCCTGCGTCAGGCACCGGCACGGGTTAACATCGAAGCGCTCGAGGATGCAGAACTCCTTGTGATGTCATTCGAGGGCATGCAGTGGTTGTATGAGCATGTTCCCGGAAGTGACAGGATCGGTCGGCGCGTAGCAGAATTCCTCTTCATGGCCGTGAGCGCAAAGAACGATGCCTTCATTCTCGATCCGCCGGAACAGCGCTATCTGACGCTACTGACCACGCGTCCAAAATTGATGCAGCGTGTTCCACTCTATCTCATTGCATCCTATCTGGGTGTAACTCCCGAGGCTCTTTCTCGTATTCGGCGCCGTCTCGCGCAGCAGGGTACCAAGACTTCTTGA
- a CDS encoding TonB-dependent receptor: MVAATSGLAALAQDTTQKGTQVIRGTVLDAVSNSSVTGATVTVIENGKTIKGAIVKKNGTFRIAGVPLGRKIVKITMIGYEPYINDNVLVTAGKEVVMSVTLNESYSTSKEIEVVYDRSADEAVTNSEYTSVSARAFNTEDTKRYAGSLGDPSRMAQNFAGVVGANDSRNDIVVRGNSPAGMLWQMDGMIIPNPNHFGSLNSTGGPVSMLNNNVLDKSDFMTSAFPSPYGNALSGVFDLRMRNGNPEKYEFVGQIGFNGFEFGAEGPAWEGSTFLANYRYSTLGVFKGLGINFGTGSAVPDYQDANVKLSTKLGEAGTLTLFGTGGKSDVAFYGNDVDTTAVDLYGDPDRNTEVDYQTGWLGLSYEHILDENTFAKILVGASGTFEQYKGDSINPQTREAYHDEEAELTTTRYSVAGNIRHKFTNRTSITGGFFVDRTKYDLYRIENIGLSNELVNIDIEDDATLSQGYAQLRTRLTEEFTVNAGLHAQYYTLGDAVAVEPRAGIVWSVSPTMSLNAGYGLHSQAQNIYVYNVQEPDSSGALVRSNLDLGFTRSHHAVLGYDWFISNDIRLRIETYYQWLFDVPVERTPSSFSAINTGAGFAPSNQGNLINTGTGHNVGLELTLEHFFRNGFYFLVTGSFFDSRYLGSDGIERNTAYNTRYVANFLGGKEFAVGDNNVIAVNLKVSTTGGRYLTPIDLEASAAAGRTVYDESQAYTQLQDPYFRMDLRLSYRMELGSSTMEFALDLQNVTNNQNVFTQTYNPRTGGITTEYQQGFFPVPTFRWTF, encoded by the coding sequence ATGGTTGCGGCAACCTCCGGCCTTGCAGCTCTTGCCCAGGACACTACGCAGAAGGGCACTCAGGTCATCCGCGGTACTGTCCTTGATGCAGTCTCCAACTCTTCCGTCACGGGCGCAACTGTTACCGTGATCGAAAATGGAAAGACCATTAAGGGGGCGATCGTAAAAAAGAACGGTACGTTCCGCATTGCCGGAGTGCCCCTTGGACGGAAGATCGTGAAGATCACGATGATCGGATATGAACCCTACATCAACGACAATGTTCTCGTCACTGCGGGGAAGGAAGTTGTGATGTCGGTTACACTGAATGAATCGTATTCCACTTCAAAAGAGATAGAGGTTGTCTATGACCGATCTGCGGACGAGGCCGTAACAAACAGCGAATACACATCGGTATCGGCACGGGCCTTCAACACGGAAGACACGAAGAGATATGCAGGTTCGCTCGGTGATCCCTCGCGAATGGCCCAGAACTTCGCCGGCGTTGTAGGTGCCAATGACAGTCGCAACGATATTGTTGTACGAGGCAATTCTCCTGCCGGCATGTTGTGGCAGATGGATGGAATGATCATTCCGAATCCAAATCACTTTGGATCGTTGAACAGCACGGGTGGTCCGGTGAGTATGCTGAACAACAACGTCCTCGATAAGTCTGATTTCATGACCAGCGCCTTCCCATCCCCGTATGGCAATGCCCTCTCCGGTGTATTCGATCTGCGCATGCGCAATGGAAATCCCGAGAAATATGAGTTCGTTGGACAGATAGGATTCAATGGATTTGAGTTTGGCGCTGAAGGTCCGGCATGGGAGGGAAGTACGTTCCTTGCCAACTATCGCTACTCAACTCTTGGTGTGTTCAAGGGGCTTGGGATCAACTTTGGTACCGGTTCTGCTGTCCCGGATTATCAGGACGCCAACGTGAAGCTTTCTACCAAACTCGGTGAGGCCGGTACGTTGACGCTCTTTGGTACAGGTGGGAAGAGTGATGTGGCGTTCTATGGAAATGACGTAGATACAACGGCAGTGGATCTTTACGGCGACCCGGATCGCAACACCGAGGTTGACTATCAAACAGGCTGGTTGGGGTTGTCCTACGAACACATTCTCGACGAGAACACGTTTGCGAAGATCCTTGTTGGGGCATCAGGTACGTTTGAGCAATACAAGGGCGACTCCATCAACCCGCAGACCCGCGAGGCATATCACGACGAAGAGGCAGAGCTCACAACCACGCGATATAGTGTTGCCGGAAACATTCGCCACAAGTTCACGAATCGAACCTCGATCACAGGGGGCTTCTTTGTTGACCGTACGAAGTACGATCTGTATCGAATTGAGAACATCGGTCTCAGTAACGAACTCGTCAACATCGATATTGAAGACGATGCAACGCTGTCGCAGGGGTATGCTCAACTACGGACGCGATTGACCGAGGAGTTCACCGTTAATGCCGGACTCCATGCTCAATACTATACGCTGGGTGATGCTGTTGCTGTTGAGCCACGAGCCGGCATCGTATGGAGTGTCTCACCAACGATGAGCCTCAATGCCGGATATGGCCTTCATAGTCAGGCACAGAACATCTACGTCTACAACGTGCAAGAACCTGATTCATCCGGGGCTCTCGTTCGCAGTAATCTCGACCTTGGCTTTACGCGGAGTCATCACGCCGTGCTTGGATACGACTGGTTCATCAGCAATGACATCCGTCTTCGTATCGAGACCTACTATCAATGGCTCTTCGACGTGCCCGTTGAGAGAACGCCATCAAGTTTTTCGGCCATCAATACCGGTGCAGGGTTTGCTCCGAGTAACCAAGGCAACCTCATCAATACTGGTACCGGTCACAACGTTGGACTCGAACTCACGCTTGAGCATTTCTTCCGCAACGGATTCTATTTCCTGGTTACCGGATCGTTCTTTGACTCGCGCTACCTTGGGTCAGATGGTATTGAGCGGAACACAGCCTACAACACCCGCTATGTGGCCAATTTCCTTGGCGGCAAAGAATTCGCCGTAGGGGACAACAACGTCATTGCTGTGAACCTCAAGGTGAGCACAACAGGGGGGCGCTATCTTACCCCTATCGACCTCGAAGCTTCAGCAGCGGCCGGACGCACGGTCTACGATGAGAGTCAGGCCTACACCCAACTGCAAGACCCGTACTTCCGAATGGATCTTCGACTTTCCTATCGCATGGAACTTGGTTCGTCAACGATGGAGTTCGCACTTGATCTGCAGAACGTTACGAATAACCAAAACGTCTTTACGCAGACCTATAACCCGCGAACCGGTGGCATCACAACCGAGTACCAGCAAGGCTTCTTCCCGGTACCAACGTTCAGGTGGACATTCTAA
- a CDS encoding T9SS type A sorting domain-containing protein, producing MRLLTPFLVALAACVVLAPSQLSAQAPKDMAVMLSATVATQPKPQITLRWNRDGNQQFVYIWRKTKEGAVFPPEILDSVTGTGTQWTDQTASVGVAYEYRVFRYSSKQIGYDSVAKQPIIRFFYATGYITSGIAAPPAKRERVLLLVDSTMQGPLKASLDILTLDLESEGWEVTMRSAPRAETLDSSKVRRVRDIIKEEWNIGPRDLGGIILIGRVTVPYSGNIAPDGHPDHQGAWPADGTYGDPDGTYTDNITTSPTNVRPANRNSPKDGKHDQSQFSTDVDIPVGRIDFFDMPVFAKSETELLRQYLAKNHAYRSNTWNVAIGGVIDDNFGTYGELFASSAWRSFSVFGGDTTVKAGDFFTDLAGPTTMLLGYGCGGGTDVSAGGVGTSTDLATKPVNAVFTMLFGSYFGDYNTQNNFLRASIASSPKTLACGWSGRPHWYLHHMALGETIGYSTRISQNNRPIVGNQFGNYVPNIVIVNGALSISTIGDRGVHIALMGDPTLRAFTKPVAVVGTLSAQTEYPNKVLLSWAKPTGDVQAYLVYRRKAGVRRWTPLTPSPITTTSYQDSLSNEGAIEYMVRCCALRSSASGTFYDMGKGRIATVITTGVEDLVGTAGGPAVTIGVWPNPATTDANISITLSATTSVYLQLVNLTGSIVWEHAAQSLSAGEHHVALDVSALPIGRYMLRSTADGVTSVKMITVMR from the coding sequence ATGCGCCTTTTGACCCCTTTCTTGGTGGCACTCGCGGCTTGCGTTGTGCTCGCCCCCTCCCAGCTATCGGCACAGGCTCCTAAGGACATGGCCGTAATGCTCTCTGCCACAGTGGCTACTCAACCAAAGCCGCAGATCACACTGCGCTGGAATAGGGACGGTAATCAGCAGTTTGTCTACATCTGGCGCAAAACAAAGGAAGGAGCGGTCTTCCCGCCCGAGATCTTGGATTCGGTGACAGGGACTGGAACGCAATGGACTGATCAGACCGCCTCCGTGGGCGTAGCCTATGAATACCGCGTCTTCCGATACAGCAGCAAGCAGATCGGCTATGACTCCGTAGCCAAACAACCGATCATTCGCTTCTTCTACGCTACTGGATATATAACGAGTGGTATAGCAGCACCGCCGGCAAAACGCGAGAGGGTACTCTTGCTTGTGGACTCAACAATGCAGGGTCCATTGAAAGCGTCATTGGATATTCTCACCCTTGATCTTGAGAGCGAAGGCTGGGAAGTAACCATGCGCAGTGCTCCACGGGCCGAAACACTCGACTCATCCAAGGTCCGCCGTGTGCGAGACATCATAAAGGAAGAGTGGAACATTGGACCACGAGATCTGGGCGGCATCATCTTGATCGGTCGTGTTACTGTACCGTACTCAGGCAACATCGCACCCGACGGACACCCCGACCATCAGGGGGCATGGCCTGCAGACGGCACGTATGGAGATCCCGACGGTACCTATACGGACAATATCACCACCTCACCGACCAATGTCCGTCCGGCAAATCGGAATTCTCCGAAGGACGGGAAACACGATCAGAGTCAATTCAGCACAGACGTAGATATTCCCGTTGGCCGTATCGACTTCTTCGACATGCCGGTTTTTGCCAAGAGTGAAACAGAATTGCTCAGGCAATACCTGGCAAAGAACCACGCGTATCGCTCAAACACATGGAACGTGGCCATTGGTGGCGTGATCGACGATAATTTTGGCACCTACGGAGAACTCTTTGCATCGTCAGCATGGAGGTCCTTCAGCGTGTTTGGTGGTGACACAACAGTGAAGGCCGGAGACTTCTTCACTGATCTTGCCGGACCTACCACGATGCTTCTCGGCTACGGCTGTGGTGGTGGCACTGATGTTTCTGCAGGGGGCGTTGGCACTTCAACCGATCTTGCAACAAAACCTGTGAATGCAGTATTCACGATGCTCTTTGGAAGCTACTTTGGTGACTACAACACACAGAACAACTTCCTTCGAGCCTCTATTGCATCGTCTCCGAAGACCCTTGCATGTGGATGGTCGGGTCGCCCACATTGGTATCTCCACCACATGGCCCTTGGCGAGACCATTGGTTACAGCACGCGCATTTCCCAAAACAACCGACCGATCGTTGGCAATCAGTTTGGGAACTACGTTCCCAATATCGTCATCGTCAATGGGGCTCTTTCTATTTCAACGATCGGGGATCGCGGAGTGCACATTGCATTGATGGGCGATCCAACCCTGCGCGCATTTACAAAACCTGTTGCAGTAGTTGGAACTCTTTCAGCACAAACAGAATATCCCAACAAGGTCTTGCTCTCGTGGGCCAAACCGACGGGTGATGTTCAGGCCTACCTCGTGTATCGTCGGAAAGCCGGAGTACGCAGGTGGACGCCCCTTACTCCTTCTCCGATCACAACAACATCGTATCAAGATTCGCTTAGCAACGAAGGCGCTATCGAATACATGGTTCGTTGCTGTGCACTTCGTAGCTCGGCAAGCGGCACCTTCTATGACATGGGTAAGGGGCGCATCGCAACTGTCATCACAACCGGAGTAGAGGATCTTGTTGGCACAGCGGGTGGGCCCGCAGTAACGATCGGTGTGTGGCCAAACCCTGCAACAACAGATGCAAACATCTCCATCACTCTCTCGGCCACAACCAGTGTTTACCTACAGCTCGTGAACCTCACAGGTTCAATTGTGTGGGAACATGCTGCACAATCTCTCAGTGCTGGTGAACATCATGTGGCACTCGATGTGTCGGCATTGCCGATCGGACGATACATGTTGCGAAGCACTGCTGACGGTGTGACGAGCGTGAAGATGATCACGGTGATGCGTTAG